The nucleotide window GAGATTGCCGAGCGCCTGGGCCTGCCCCAGGGGCAACGTGCCGTTGGCCGCGCTTGCGCGACGAACCCGGTATCCCTGTTGATCCCCTGTCATCGCGCCTTGCGCACCGACGGCGGTCTTGGAGGCTACCGTTGGGGCCTGCCGCGAAAAGAGGCGCTGCTGGATTTGGAGAAGCGCCTGACCGCCAAAGCTTAGGGGCTTGCCAAGTCCGGCACGGGTTTTCAAATTAAGCCATGTTGTGGAAATCCAGCCTGCCCGAGTCGCTTGAGATCGACGGCCGTCGTTTGACGCTCAAAGTGCGCCGGGATATCCGGGCGCGGCGCTTGATCTTGCGGGTCGATCCCGCCGACGGTGGCGTTGCCCTTACGATTCCCAAAGGAACCAGCAACCGAACAGCAATTGATTTCCTGGAACGGCACGAAGGCTGGATCGCCGAGCGCCTGCATAAGCTTCCGCCTCTCACTCCCTTCACGCACGGCGCGGCGATCCCCATTCTGGGAGACCTGCATAGAATAGAGCATCGTCCTGACGCACGCGGCGGGGTATGGCGTGAGGAGCAGGTGGTGTTCGTCACCGGAAAGCCGGAGCATCTGCAACGTCGCCTGACCGACTATCTCAAGGGGGAGGCAAGAAAGGTATGCCGTACAAGGTCGGAAGCACTGGCGGGCAAAATCGGTGAAAAGGTGACGCGGGTCACGGTCCGCGATACGCGTAGTCGCTGGGGGTCCTGCTCAACCAGCGGCGCGCTGTCCTTCTCCTGGCGGTTGATCATGGCCCCGGAAGCGGTGCTGGATTATGTTATCGCTCACGAGGTGGCCCATCTGCGCCATCACGATCATTCACCCAGCTTTTGGCGGTTGGTCTCGGAGTTGGTGCCGGACCATCAGACGCAACGCCGCTGGCTAAAGCGCGAGGGCTCATTGCTCTGGCGGTTCGGTTAAAGCAAAAGGGGCCGCGGTGATACACCGCAGCCCCTCGCCATTTATCGAGACTTGGGTAACAGGCTTTAGAAGCCCATGCCACCCATGCCACCCATTCCGCCCATGTCGGGCATGCCGCCGCCGG belongs to Limibacillus halophilus and includes:
- a CDS encoding M48 family metallopeptidase, whose translation is MLWKSSLPESLEIDGRRLTLKVRRDIRARRLILRVDPADGGVALTIPKGTSNRTAIDFLERHEGWIAERLHKLPPLTPFTHGAAIPILGDLHRIEHRPDARGGVWREEQVVFVTGKPEHLQRRLTDYLKGEARKVCRTRSEALAGKIGEKVTRVTVRDTRSRWGSCSTSGALSFSWRLIMAPEAVLDYVIAHEVAHLRHHDHSPSFWRLVSELVPDHQTQRRWLKREGSLLWRFG